One Helicobacter ganmani genomic region harbors:
- a CDS encoding (Fe-S)-binding protein codes for MRKVYFFATCLGAAAMQEVVLSAIKLLRREGVEVIFKKNQTCCAQPSFNSGYFKESKEVALYNIQQFKEDYPIVVPSGSCAGMMSHDYLELFKGDSNFDLVKRFSQRVIELSQYLDEVLNVDYQDKGENVKVTWHSNCHALRIQQSVEASKNLLKRLKNVELIPLEFEEECCGFGGTFSVKEPEISNAMAMQKIKDIEATGAKYVVSGDGGCLLNIQGTMSKLGINTKGIHLYEFLLKRLEGVSL; via the coding sequence ATGAGAAAAGTATATTTTTTTGCAACTTGTTTAGGCGCAGCTGCAATGCAAGAAGTTGTGCTAAGTGCAATCAAGCTCCTTCGTCGTGAAGGAGTAGAGGTAATCTTTAAAAAGAATCAAACTTGTTGTGCGCAACCTTCTTTTAATTCCGGATATTTTAAGGAAAGCAAAGAGGTTGCACTTTATAATATCCAGCAATTTAAGGAAGATTATCCTATCGTCGTGCCAAGTGGCTCTTGTGCAGGAATGATGAGCCACGATTATTTGGAGCTATTCAAGGGAGATTCTAATTTTGACTTGGTGAAGCGGTTTAGCCAACGCGTGATAGAGCTAAGCCAATATTTAGATGAAGTTTTAAATGTGGATTATCAAGATAAAGGAGAGAATGTTAAGGTAACTTGGCATTCAAATTGTCATGCTTTAAGGATTCAACAAAGTGTGGAAGCAAGTAAAAATCTACTAAAGCGGCTCAAGAATGTAGAACTAATCCCTTTGGAGTTTGAAGAGGAATGTTGTGGATTTGGTGGAACATTTTCTGTCAAGGAGCCTGAAATTTCCAATGCTATGGCAATGCAAAAAATCAAAGACATAGAAGCAACAGGCGCAAAATATGTTGTAAGTGGAGATGGAGGTTGTCTTTTAAATATTCAAGGCACAATGAGCAAGCTAGGAATAAATACCAAAGGTATTCATCTTTATGAATTTTTATTGAAACGATTAGAGGGGGTGAGCTTATGA
- a CDS encoding LutB/LldF family L-lactate oxidation iron-sulfur protein produces MSVEHRIAHEEIVHTKLNDSQMRENLNVAMHTLQRNRLKIIEDKFENWQGLRDKAMQAKNNALMSLEERLLEFEKNAIKNGIQVHWASSSEDACEIIYELMKEKNIRKILKGKSMASEEIGLNHFLEKKGISAIETDLGELILQLNGETPVHIVVPAIHRNRYEVGKIFEEKLGASLESEPEKLNAIARKHLRDEFEGLQMGLSGVNFAMSKEGAFWLIENEGNGRMCTTAPEIHVAICGIEKVMETFEDAATMVHLLTPSATGQFIPTYNNIITSPRKNGDLDGPKEVHIVLFDHHRSDMLSHSDYYEALRCIRCGACMNFCPVYDKIGGHTYQTIYPGPIGEVISPNLFGIDLTGDILSFCSLCGRCSEVCPVKIPLADLIRKLRANKVGEGKNPPLGASMLKLNKCESLSMQGFAKVATNGTLWRLSLGNAHYFNGALHRFKDSLPVIKKWSAFKELPQIKGNLYQQIQKLQGVHYD; encoded by the coding sequence ATGAGTGTAGAACATAGAATCGCACACGAGGAAATAGTACATACGAAGTTAAACGATTCTCAAATGAGAGAAAATTTGAATGTTGCTATGCACACACTACAAAGAAATCGTCTAAAAATCATTGAGGATAAATTTGAAAATTGGCAAGGATTGCGAGACAAAGCAATGCAAGCAAAAAATAATGCCTTGATGAGCTTAGAAGAAAGATTGTTGGAGTTTGAAAAAAATGCTATCAAAAATGGCATACAAGTGCATTGGGCTTCAAGTAGTGAGGACGCTTGCGAAATTATTTATGAATTAATGAAAGAAAAAAATATTCGCAAGATTCTTAAGGGCAAATCTATGGCGAGTGAGGAAATCGGTTTAAACCATTTCTTGGAGAAAAAGGGAATTAGTGCCATTGAAACAGATTTGGGGGAGCTTATTTTGCAACTTAATGGCGAAACTCCCGTGCATATTGTTGTGCCAGCAATTCACCGCAATCGCTATGAAGTAGGTAAGATTTTTGAGGAAAAGTTGGGTGCTAGTTTGGAATCCGAGCCTGAAAAACTCAATGCAATTGCGAGAAAACACTTAAGAGATGAGTTTGAAGGCTTGCAAATGGGTTTAAGCGGTGTAAATTTTGCAATGTCTAAAGAGGGTGCATTTTGGCTGATTGAAAATGAGGGAAATGGGAGAATGTGCACCACAGCTCCAGAAATTCACGTAGCAATTTGTGGGATTGAAAAGGTAATGGAAACCTTTGAAGACGCAGCAACAATGGTGCATTTGCTTACTCCCTCCGCAACAGGACAATTTATACCAACTTATAATAACATCATCACTTCCCCAAGAAAAAATGGCGATTTAGATGGACCAAAAGAAGTGCATATTGTCTTGTTTGATCATCATAGAAGTGATATGCTCTCACATTCCGATTATTATGAGGCATTGCGTTGTATTCGTTGTGGAGCGTGTATGAATTTCTGTCCTGTTTATGATAAGATTGGAGGACATACCTATCAAACGATTTATCCCGGACCTATTGGAGAAGTAATTAGCCCGAATCTTTTCGGGATTGATTTAACAGGAGATATTTTGAGCTTTTGCTCACTCTGTGGAAGATGTAGTGAAGTTTGCCCTGTAAAAATTCCGCTTGCGGATTTGATTAGAAAGTTAAGGGCAAATAAAGTAGGAGAAGGAAAAAACCCTCCTTTGGGTGCAAGTATGTTGAAGCTTAACAAATGTGAATCTTTGAGTATGCAAGGTTTTGCTAAAGTTGCAACCAATGGCACATTGTGGAGATTATCACTTGGCAATGCACATTATTTCAATGGTGCTTTGCATCGTTTTAAAGATTCTTTACCTGTGATTAAAAAATGGAGCGCATTCAAGGAATTGCCACAAATCAAAGGTAATCTTTATCAACAGATTCAAAAGTTGCAAGGGGTGCATTATGACTAA